From the Streptomyces sp. Sge12 genome, the window TTGCCGCGCTGGGCGAAGATGCCGACCAGCGGCCGGTCCGGGTTGCCGCGAGGGCGCCGCGCGCCCGTCTCGATCTTCTCCACCGGCACCCGGTCGAAGTGGTAGACGACCTCGACGTGCGAGAAGTCCTCCAGCCCGTACAGCGCCTCCGGGCCGAACCGGTGGTCGTCGAGCCGGATCACCGCCGTCTCCCGCCCCCAGTCGTCATCGGCCACCTCGGCGCGGCCTCCCACGACCACGCCCACCGGCTCGCACTCCA encodes:
- a CDS encoding SAM-dependent methyltransferase, with translation MECEPVGVVVGGRAEVADDDWGRETAVIRLDDHRFGPEALYGLEDFSHVEVVYHFDRVPVEKIETGARRPRGNPDRPLVGIFAQRGKNRPNRLGVSRCRVVKVDGLDVHVEGLDAVDGTPVLDLKPYMDEFGPRGERRQPQWATALMRDYY